The genomic window AGCAACGTCAAAGTCATGGAGCCGTCGCCATGCTTGTCCTTGATGCCCTCGCCCTCAATCGTACTGAAGACGCTGACCGTTCCGTCTTTTGCAACGAGCTGGTTGCGGCGTTTTCCAAGCATTGGATCCTTTGTGTAGGGGCAGGTGGCATTCTGAAGCCAACCTCCGAGATCCACCTCCACGGGCGCATCCGTGATGTTCGATACGGTGAAACTCATGACCGTTGCGGGAATGGCGGAATCTTTCGCGTTGAGCGGAATGAACGGGCTGAACGCTTCGAGCTGCACGGTAACCGGATAGCCCTTCTCGGCATAGGTCACCCTGCCCACCGGATATTCTCCGCGGAACTGGATATCGGAAAACCCCTTCCGATCGAGCGTCTTTGTGCCGGCCTTGGTGCGAATGAGAAATCCCTGCTCCACCTCGGCGCCGTTCGAGTTGCTATATGGATCGCCCTGCGCAACCGGGTGCGCATAGTGCCCGCCCAGGACAAACGATGAAACCAGAAACCCCTGCTTGCTGGGCGGCTCGCGGCGATAGTTGCTCTTGAAAATGTCCCACAACCAAAGCTTGCCGTCGCCGCCCAGATAGAGCTGGCCGCAACCAATGCCGCCGACCGGCATACCGATATATTTCAGCGAGTCATCCTTCACCGAGCCCACGACGCCCCGATCCAGGGCATGCCCCCGCTCGGTCAACGACTCCACCCAGGCCGGATCGAGCTGTTTATCCTCCGGAACCAGGCTCGCGCCTGCCATCAAGGCCGCACCGGCCAGCACAACCACCCCAACTGTGTTTTTATAACCCATGGTGTCTACTTTGCGTTCATTTCCTCTGGCTCTTCGAGTCGGATGCCAGCTGCGCTTTATAGCGCTCCAGCAACGCCTGCATCTCCTGGACAACTTCGGGATGCTGTTTCACCACGTTCCGGGTCTGGTTCACATCGGCTTCCAGATCGTAGAGCTGGTCGCGCGGGGCGTTCTTCTTGATTTTTCCGTTCACAATATCGCTGTTCACATTTCCGACGAACGACACGCAGGCCGGCCCACCCGCACCATGCTTGCCGGGGCCGCCAGTGAATCCGCCACTGCTTTTTGCCGGGATATACATCCACTTGCCTTTGCGGATTGAAATGTGGCTGGCCTTGCGCGGCGAAAGCACCAGATGATCGCGCAGCGGCACGTCCGGCTCCCCTAGCAATGCCGGCAGGACATTCACGCTATCGGCCTGTTGCTCTTTTCCCAGGGACTGCCCGGTCAGCGCGGCAAAGGTGGCCAGCATGTCCACATTGCAGATCAATTGATCGGAGGTGGTTCCCGCTTCGATTCCACCCGGCCACCTGGCAATGAACGGCACACGGTGTCCGCCTTCCCATATGCCGAACTTAAAGCCGAGCAGATCGCCGTTTTGCCGATGCCCGTGCTTGAACGCTTCCTGCCCGTTGTGATTAAACATGCCGCCGTTATCGCTGGTAAAGATGATCAGGGTGTTGTCGGCAACGCCTTGCTCCTCCAATGTCTTCACGATCTCGCCGACCATCCAGTCCAGCTCATGGATAAAATCGCCGTAGAGCCCGCATTGGCTGGTGCCTTGGAATCGCGGAGCCGGGGTGATCGGATGGTGGATGTTCGTGGTCGCCAGATAGAGGAAGAAGGGCTTGGCCTTGCGCTCGCTGATCCATTGGGTGGCCCGCGCTGCCAGGGTCGTCCCGAGCTCGAAATCGTTGTAGAGTTTGTGCGCTTCGACCGCCCCGCCAAACCAGTTTGGCACCCGGTTGCCATGAGCTTCGGTGAGCGGGGTGATCGGCGTCGCGTTTTCCCCGGCGTTCTTGCCGAGATAAACAATCGGATCATCGGACGTCATTCCAACCACGCGGTCATTCTCCACATAGACATACGGCGGAGCGCTGTTTACGACCGGTACGCCGAAATAATAATCAAAACCGAGCTCCTGCGGCCCGGGCCGTAACGGCTTCGTGTAGTCGGCTTCTTGGGTTCCGAACCCCAGATGCCACTTGCCAAAGCACGAGGTTTCGTAGCCCTTGTTCTTGAGAAGCTTCGCGATCGTCAGCTTGTCGGTATCGATCAGCAGTTTACTGGTTGGCGGGCACGGCCCCCAGAGCCCGGCGCGCATCGGATACTCGCCCGTCAACAGCCCGTAGCGCGAGGGTGTGCAGACGGCCGACGAAGAATGCGCGTCCGTAAAGCGGCGGCCCTCCTTGGCGAGCTTGTCGATATTCGGTGTCTGCACCAAGGTTGCCCCATTGCACCCCACATCGCCATAACCAAGGTCATCGGCAAAGATCAGGACAATGTTCGGCGGCGGCTCCGCTCCGAAACTCGCAACCGCTCCCAGCAAAAGCACACCCAATATATTTTTTATTTTCATCATAATTCCTTCTTTCCAAACCATGGAACCCACGCGGTGTAGGACGTGCCTGTCCGGAACGGACGGCGCGTGATTATCTACCATCCACCTGAACATCCAACTGTTGGCCGTCTTTGAGGGTCAGTGGTTGCTGCAACTTCAAGGTTACGTCTCCGTTCTTTGCGCTAAAGCTCGACTCCAGAGTTTTCCCGTTCAATGTCGCCGTCACGGATTTGGGCTGTCCCGGAGCAGCCAGAACGACTTCAGTCAAGCGCAGCTGCCCTTCACTGAGCTCGATGGATGCTTCCAGTCTGTTGCCGGTCAGGGTCTGTGAATAGAGCCCGTAGCCCTCGGCGGCGGTGAAGAAACTCTGGTGGTTTTCCGGCTGCCAGCGCGGGCGGAAGCCGATGCGGCCCGCCGGGCCGTCGTAGAGGAAGCCTTGCAGAACCAGCAGCGCCGACCACGAACTCAGGGAGCGGCCATAATATTTTCCGCACTCGTCGTCGCCGAACGGGTTGCCGGAGTAGCCCCAGGCGGCCACGCCCAGATCGGTCACCCCTTCGGTGCGCAGGCGGCCGTCGTAGCGATTATGGATCGTCTTGAAAAGGATCAGCCCTTCATCCTGAAGACCGTTCTGCATCATCGTCGCGGCGGCGGCGTATTCAAACCCGGTCATCACTTCATCGCCATACTTCATGCCCGGGATCGGTTGCGGATTCTTCGGCCAGGTGATCATTTTGATGCCACCGTCATCCACTTCATAATACTGGCGCGGCTTGAGCGAGTGGCCATGGGAGTCCGCCAGATAGTTGTATTTAAACAGCGATTCCATCGCCTTGCGGGAACGATCCGCCGGGAAGCTGGGCTCGATGCCGAGCTGCCCGGCCCACCAGTCGCCGAGGAGCTGGTCGATGTGGCAGCCGTCCAGATAGTCCTGCTCGCGTTGCACACCGACTTCCTGAATGTAGTATTCCCCGTTCCACAACCGTTCGTTCTGCATCTTTTGCCCGGACGCCCGGATGCTGCGGTACTCGGCGGCGGTCTTGGCATCGCCGGCAATATCGGCGATGCGGGCAGCGGCTTCGAGCGCGGATAGATAGAGGCTGCCGATCCACGAGGAGCAGCCCCACATTTTTCCGTCGAGCGTGTTGTGCTGACGATTCTGCAGGTAGCCGTCGTGGTTGGTATCCCATTCCTCCATGCCGAACTCCATCGCCCTCTTCACATCCGGCCATTTTTTCTTCACCCATTCGTCATCTGCGCTGCACAAGTGCTCGCGGTAGGTGTTTAGGATCGTGCCGAAAAACCCGTCGGCCGCCGCTTCGCCGCCGCCATGCCGGTTGGGAAACAGGCCGTTCGGTTTCTGCTGGGCAAAATCCTGATGGCGCATGATACGCCCCAGCTCCGGGAACAGGCGCGCGTGGCCCTGGGCATATTGCCACACATGCGTGCAGTTGCCGCCGCAGCTTCCCATATTTTGGCGGCTGCCTTCCCAAGCGCCAAAGTAGCCGTCGGCGGCCCACCAGCAGGTCTGGCTGCGCAGCACCGCCAGCGGCGAGCTCATGCGATCAAGCAGCCAGCGCGGTAGGTTCGATGCATAGAGTGTGTCGTGATACCGGCGGGTGCGTGCAATCAGGTCATCAAGATGGTCTTTCAGATAGTCGGCTACGCCCATGGCATTCGGCCACCAGGTTGCATACTGCTGTCCGCCATGCGACCACGGCCCGCTGGCCGGTTCGCCTTCCATCGCTTTGGAACGTTTGCCCGAGCCATGCTTGGTGTTGTTGAAATACCAGGTCAGCGCAATCGTCACGGACTTGGTTTCGCCGGGGGCGAGTTCCATCGGTGCCGACAGCGCGCCATCCAGCGTCTCGTCCTTCGCGGAAGGCCCGGCCTGCGCCGCGCCCTTGCAGGCACCGTTTTTGGAGAACGTGCTGTGCAACGATGCGGTCGAATCGAAGGACGCAACGCCGGACGCCCCGGACGCCAGGGTCATCAGCACCATGTCTGCAGCGGTCGACTGTTTGGTCATGTGCAGCATGGTGGCAACGCCGTCGCGCACAACCTTGTTCAGGTTCATCCCATAGGCACCGCCTGTATAACCAAGCGCATTGCGCTGGGCGGCCAGGACATCTAGCTTGACCGGGGACGACGAGGTGTTCCTTGCAGTGACCGTATAGATCGCGCAGGGAATGGCGGAGTTTTTCAGATCCATTGGAATCAGCGGATTGAAGACTTCGAGTTCAACCTGCACCGGAAGCGCGGGCTCTTCGAAACGGTACTTGGCGAAGGGATACTCCCCTTCAAACTGCAGGGACGTCATCGCCGCAAACGGCCCGACGGCCTCGGTCTGCAACGCGCGAACAACTGGCTGGCCACCCTGGGTCTGCGCCCGCACGGCCAGGAAGCAGTTTTCGATGCGCCTTTCTTCAAAATTTTTGGCGATCTGCCAGACGGCCGGTTCGGCCTTGCCGTTAAATTGAATGGAGCCCGACCCAATGCCACCGACCTGGAATGCAATTGCTTCAAGGTGTTCGCCCTCATACACGCGGGGTTCACCCGGTGCGGTCAGCGCAGGGTCGGCCCGCATGGCCGCCTGCTTCCGTGCACGCACGGCATCGCGCTCCGCCGCGACCTTGGCAACAATCTCGCCGACCGCGTTCAGATGATCTCCAAACCCTGCGACCTTAATGTGGTTCTGAATTTCAACCTGACTCAAACCTTCGCCATAAACGGCGACTTCGTCCAGCAGGATGTCTCCGGTTACCAGTGATGCAAAGGGTGTTGTTCCAAACGTCATGGTGCTGTTCTTCGGGCCGTTGCGCGTGAACTCAAACGCTCCGCCGGTCAGGGCGCATTCGTAACCGTCAATATAGGCGCGCAGGTCGAGGTCATAACTGGTGATCGCCAAATGGTACCAGCGACCGACTTTAATCGGCTGATCGGTGGGGAGATGGATCGTCGTCAGTACACTCTGATTCTGTCCGCCGCGATACAACAATGCCGACAGGTCGTTTTTGACGCCGATGAGATAGCGAACCTTCTGCCCGGTCGTCTGGCCCATGAGCACCACATCCTTGTTTCCGGTCGGAGCGGACAGCACCTTAAAGAACAGTTCCAGCGTAACCCTTGAGCCTTTCTTGCCCATCAGCCAATCCGCCTGCGGCACGGATGCCGGCGATTGCGCATCCACCTTCAGCGCTTGGCCAAGCACGCCCTCCGCAAAGGACACAGCGGCATCGGCCTTCGCTGTTGCCTGGCCTGTGGCATCGGCCAGGTTGCCATCGAACGACCAGTGGGCGCGGAGCTCCGGATGTGCCTTCAATGCTTTGGCAAAATCATTGTTGCTTGCCACAGGATTCGGGGCCTGCTCTGAAACCGCGGCAGGAGTCCAATCCAACACAGACGTTAGCGTGAGGCCCTGAATAAAGCTTACGTTCGAAGGCGATGCCCCAGTCAATCCGACGGTCAGCGTACCGTTGCCATCTGCAGAGATATTGCTGAAGGTAATTGGAGCATGGGATGCATAAATCCCGCCCGCTTCGTTGCCACAGGTATAAAGCTTTGAAGGGCCGCCGTTGATGGAAATGTTCTGGTTGCGCCCGGCCACATTCAACCCGGCAAAAACATCCAGGTTCCACAGGGTATTGGCGCCGAGGCCTGAGATCGTGACGGTGGTCGTTTTATTTCCTTTGAGCGCGTAAACCAATGAGCGGCTCATGCCGCCAAGCTCGGCAGAGATATACCCGCCCCCATTCTTGTCTTTGGCGTTGTATCCCTCCGTCGTGGCGTCAAGATCGATGCCGACACTTACGCCGCCCTGCTCCGTTCCTGAGGCATCCTGAATCGCCGAAAAGGTTCCGACCGAGGTATTGTTCCAGACTTCGGTACCGATGGTTTCATAGCCGTTTTTGGCTTCACCGATATTAAAATTGAACACCGTCCCTGCGGCCATTGCGGCCTGGGCCACCAACGCGCCCCCCAGCAAAACCAAACCAAGCATGTTTTCCAATTTCATCATGATTATACCAAATTAAACTGATTCATTGTCATCCCATAGATATTGAAAAAAAAGGCTGGCATGTGCCGTTGAAATCCTCCACTCGGAGGGTATGAAAAAACAACATAAACACAAGCCAGCCAGACATAGGTATACAACCTTGAAACAATTGTGCAATCTGATTCCCGGACACATGGTGTCGAGCCTTGCGCAGAAGCATGGCGTGGACATTCAAAGCCGGACGTACACGCCGTGGAGCCATGTGGTTTCTTTGCTGTACGCCCACTTCTCCCATGCACTCGGACTCAACGATGTGTGCGACGCGCTCCAGATGAACGCGGCGGCGCTCTCTACCATCCGCGGCGCGGTTCCTCCGTCGCGTAACAACCTGAGCCACGCGAACAAGATCCGCAACGCGGACATGGCCGAAGAGCTCTACTGGTGCATGATGAAGCATCTGATGGATACAGTCCCGGGCTTCGCGAAGGGCAAGGTTCGGCGCGGATACCTCCGGCGCTTCAGCAAGACGATCCATGCGCTGGACTCGACCACGATCCAGCTCGTCGCCAACTGCATGGACTGGGCGAAGCATCGCCGCCGCAAGGCTGCGGCCAAGTGCCACCTGCGCCTCGACCTGCAAAGCTTCCTGCCCCGGTGCGCCATCATCGACACGGCGAAGCACCATGACAGCACGATGACCCAAAGCCTGTGCGCCGAGCTCAAACCCGGTGAAATCGCCGTGTTCGACAAGGCCTACAACAAGTTCAAGCATCTTTTCGAGCTGACGGTGCGCGGTGTCTGGTGGGTTGGCCGGGCGAAGGACAACATGCAGTACAAGGTGGTGCGCACCCTCGAAACCACCGGGCACAAGCGCATCCTGCGCGACGAGGTCATCGAGATGGTGGTCGAAGCATCGAAGAAAGCCTATCCGTGCGAGTTGCGCCGGGTCGTGGCGCTGGTCGAGATTAACGGCAAGGATGTCGAAATCGCCTTCATCACCAATCACCTGGAGTGGAGCGCGTGGACGGTCGCCGAACTCTACCGTTGCCGCTGGGACATCGAGGTGTTCTTCAAGGAGATCAAGCAGACGCTCCAACTCTCCGACTTCCTGGGCTACAGCGCCAACGCCGTGCGCTGGCAGATCTGGATGGGGCTGCTGGTCCACCTGCTGATGCGCTGCCTCGCGTTCATGCACGGATGGGAGCACAGCTTCAAGCGGCAGTT from Pontiella desulfatans includes these protein-coding regions:
- a CDS encoding sulfatase family protein, translating into MMKIKNILGVLLLGAVASFGAEPPPNIVLIFADDLGYGDVGCNGATLVQTPNIDKLAKEGRRFTDAHSSSAVCTPSRYGLLTGEYPMRAGLWGPCPPTSKLLIDTDKLTIAKLLKNKGYETSCFGKWHLGFGTQEADYTKPLRPGPQELGFDYYFGVPVVNSAPPYVYVENDRVVGMTSDDPIVYLGKNAGENATPITPLTEAHGNRVPNWFGGAVEAHKLYNDFELGTTLAARATQWISERKAKPFFLYLATTNIHHPITPAPRFQGTSQCGLYGDFIHELDWMVGEIVKTLEEQGVADNTLIIFTSDNGGMFNHNGQEAFKHGHRQNGDLLGFKFGIWEGGHRVPFIARWPGGIEAGTTSDQLICNVDMLATFAALTGQSLGKEQQADSVNVLPALLGEPDVPLRDHLVLSPRKASHISIRKGKWMYIPAKSSGGFTGGPGKHGAGGPACVSFVGNVNSDIVNGKIKKNAPRDQLYDLEADVNQTRNVVKQHPEVVQEMQALLERYKAQLASDSKSQRK
- a CDS encoding GH116 family glycosyl-hydrolase is translated as MMKLENMLGLVLLGGALVAQAAMAAGTVFNFNIGEAKNGYETIGTEVWNNTSVGTFSAIQDASGTEQGGVSVGIDLDATTEGYNAKDKNGGGYISAELGGMSRSLVYALKGNKTTTVTISGLGANTLWNLDVFAGLNVAGRNQNISINGGPSKLYTCGNEAGGIYASHAPITFSNISADGNGTLTVGLTGASPSNVSFIQGLTLTSVLDWTPAAVSEQAPNPVASNNDFAKALKAHPELRAHWSFDGNLADATGQATAKADAAVSFAEGVLGQALKVDAQSPASVPQADWLMGKKGSRVTLELFFKVLSAPTGNKDVVLMGQTTGQKVRYLIGVKNDLSALLYRGGQNQSVLTTIHLPTDQPIKVGRWYHLAITSYDLDLRAYIDGYECALTGGAFEFTRNGPKNSTMTFGTTPFASLVTGDILLDEVAVYGEGLSQVEIQNHIKVAGFGDHLNAVGEIVAKVAAERDAVRARKQAAMRADPALTAPGEPRVYEGEHLEAIAFQVGGIGSGSIQFNGKAEPAVWQIAKNFEERRIENCFLAVRAQTQGGQPVVRALQTEAVGPFAAMTSLQFEGEYPFAKYRFEEPALPVQVELEVFNPLIPMDLKNSAIPCAIYTVTARNTSSSPVKLDVLAAQRNALGYTGGAYGMNLNKVVRDGVATMLHMTKQSTAADMVLMTLASGASGVASFDSTASLHSTFSKNGACKGAAQAGPSAKDETLDGALSAPMELAPGETKSVTIALTWYFNNTKHGSGKRSKAMEGEPASGPWSHGGQQYATWWPNAMGVADYLKDHLDDLIARTRRYHDTLYASNLPRWLLDRMSSPLAVLRSQTCWWAADGYFGAWEGSRQNMGSCGGNCTHVWQYAQGHARLFPELGRIMRHQDFAQQKPNGLFPNRHGGGEAAADGFFGTILNTYREHLCSADDEWVKKKWPDVKRAMEFGMEEWDTNHDGYLQNRQHNTLDGKMWGCSSWIGSLYLSALEAAARIADIAGDAKTAAEYRSIRASGQKMQNERLWNGEYYIQEVGVQREQDYLDGCHIDQLLGDWWAGQLGIEPSFPADRSRKAMESLFKYNYLADSHGHSLKPRQYYEVDDGGIKMITWPKNPQPIPGMKYGDEVMTGFEYAAAATMMQNGLQDEGLILFKTIHNRYDGRLRTEGVTDLGVAAWGYSGNPFGDDECGKYYGRSLSSWSALLVLQGFLYDGPAGRIGFRPRWQPENHQSFFTAAEGYGLYSQTLTGNRLEASIELSEGQLRLTEVVLAAPGQPKSVTATLNGKTLESSFSAKNGDVTLKLQQPLTLKDGQQLDVQVDGR
- a CDS encoding IS4 family transposase yields the protein MKKQHKHKPARHRYTTLKQLCNLIPGHMVSSLAQKHGVDIQSRTYTPWSHVVSLLYAHFSHALGLNDVCDALQMNAAALSTIRGAVPPSRNNLSHANKIRNADMAEELYWCMMKHLMDTVPGFAKGKVRRGYLRRFSKTIHALDSTTIQLVANCMDWAKHRRRKAAAKCHLRLDLQSFLPRCAIIDTAKHHDSTMTQSLCAELKPGEIAVFDKAYNKFKHLFELTVRGVWWVGRAKDNMQYKVVRTLETTGHKRILRDEVIEMVVEASKKAYPCELRRVVALVEINGKDVEIAFITNHLEWSAWTVAELYRCRWDIEVFFKEIKQTLQLSDFLGYSANAVRWQIWMGLLVHLLMRCLAFMHGWEHSFKRQFTVVRAVLWRRWNLPALLDSYGTAKPPGRIRGAPEQAYLPGFV